A segment of the Lolium perenne isolate Kyuss_39 chromosome 3, Kyuss_2.0, whole genome shotgun sequence genome:
CAACCAGAGAGGAACTGAAGTACGTTCTAAAGATCCACTTCGAAACCAACAACAACattgcggaatacgaggctctactagatGGACTACGCATCGCAAAGGAAATTagaatcaagcacatcatatgctgtagaAACCCCGacttggtggcacaacaagtagccggaacctagaACGTCAGGCATtctgtcatggcggcctacagagatgaAGTTGACGAGATATCCAAATGCTTCCtcagatacgaagtcaagtacgtcagaagagaagacaacacagcggcagatatgctatcaagctcggatccggcgggAAGCCAATTCCACCCGGAATTTTCTTGGAGCATTTGAGGATACCCTCGGCGAAGGGAGCTAACCCGGAAAAGCCAGACATGGCAGTGTCCCCAGCTAGAGAAGTGATGGTAATCACTCCAACATGGACCAAGCCATACTTGGACTATCTCTAACGGGACGATGCAAACAGATTTGAAGCGACCGTTGCGAGCGGTCGAAAATGCGCTTGCACACAGGCCTAGAGGCCCAACGCATTGTGAACGGGCTGTCAACCGAGATGCATCCGCGGCTCAAATATGCGCCCCCGATGCGTCTTGGCGGACATGTCGAGTAACCGCTCACTTCTCCCACGGGTCCCCCTCGCAGTGACCTagctcgatgcgtcttctcagcgccTCGATAGTACTGGCGAGGAGgcatcgcttcggcagtctgcgccacgttaatggcgatagCTTGCCTGCCAAACGGCCCTCGCCCACCTCTGCTAATGAAATAAATGTTGTTGCCAAGCGTACCACGTCCATCGGCTGCCTCTGGCGTATGTAAACAGGGTGCGCCGCATCCCCTCCTCACACAGACCCAACCCCAACCCTAGCGTCATCATCGACCTTCTCCCCAGCGTGCCATGGCGGGCCATAGGGGTTGAGGACGCGGCCGCCGGGGCCGGGGCAGGGGCGGCCGTGCTCGATCTGCACGCTCGCTATCGCCTGCATGCTCTCCCTTCCTCCGGAGTGGGAGTGCCCGTTCGCCATGCACTTTGAGTCCGTCGTCCACATCACCGAGGACCCCCTCGGCCGAAAGAAACCCCCGATAAGTTCGCGGAGTTTCTCGCCGGTTGGGAGCCGGCCTTCATCAACCTGCGGGAAGACGCTTGTGGCGAGTGTCGGTGACGCGTCGAGGTGCTATTTGATGGGgaaggcaagatgtacctcaacgccGGCTTCGAGAAGATCGCCCGCGGCCACAGCCTGGAGGTCGGATGCCTGCTACTCTGCCGCCATGACCGGCGATGACACATGACCGTCACCGGGTTCGACGACTCATCCTACCATAGGCACTACCACAACGACGACCCCGACGAAGGCAGCGGCCAACCAGCTTTCAGTCGTCAGTTGGATTTTCTAGTTTGGGCGGTTGATGCATGCAAGTGTTCTTTCTTCGCAGTAAAAAAGCCAGGATCACAAAACCtacactagttaggtttccttATTTTGCAATGTTTGAACCATGTTTCAAACTATGTAGTAGTTTGTGCAGTGTTTTTTTCTATATTTAAATGAATAGCAGAAGAAAAAAATTAGGTAAAAAAAGTGCGTCGACTCGCTATAGCTACCCGCCACCCAGAGAAACACAAAGAGACGATACTTCCGATTTACGTCCCCACTAAAGATGCGCCTGAGAAAAGAGCAGTGCTACAGCTGGGTGATGAAATATGGGCGTGTGGGCTCGCGACGGCGACAGAGTATGTAGCTGTGCATGTTTGCAAATGCATGTCACGTGGCGGCCTAGGTATGTGCTACAGTTCCATATTACCTGGATTTACGGCGAGAAGCAAGCAACAGCAATCCAGTGTAGACGAAAAGGGGCTCCAAATCACAAGAACTGAGAAACAAGAGTGCATTACATAGTAGACACGCGCATGAACAACGATGCCATTCTCAAGTACACAACAACTAGCTAGGAAGCACCATAATCCTTGTCCAGAAAAGCAATAGAAATTGCAACTCAAGTTAGCACTTAAAGCAAAGCTAGCGGACTGAATGAAATCCATCAGACTTGTCCCATGTAGAAGAAAAGTGGCTCCAAAGCACAACAGTGGAGAATTAAGAGTGCATTACATTGCAGGCACGTGCATCACTAGTGATGCAATTCTCAAGCACACGTCACTAGGCAACATCATAATCATTGTCCTAGAAATTGCAGCTTGCAGTCCGACTTGTACTTTCTGCTTCTCCTTGTGCAACAGCGGCAATAGCAACAGCTAGCAGGGGCAAGTCCTACAATAAAAGGAGCATGTTCAGAATCTTGGATATGAGGTTGTGAAGTAAATCACTAGTTTCAGTTAGCAAGAAAACAAACCTCCTCATAGAGACCCACCGTCTTCTCTGTCTTCATGAGGTGTTGGATCATCAGGGAACCCCGGGTCAGCGACTTGGGGTCCTAATGTGAGCCCCTTCTTCTCTAGCTTACTAAGCAATGGACAACCATTGGGAGCTAATATCCTATCATCACGCATCAACAAACCAAGGTGGCCAGACTCTTTGTCCAGTGAAATTAGCTCTCCAAAAGACATGATTACGGGTCTAGCTTTTGTTGCATAGCCATTCTCTGGAGTGTTTGCAATGTATTCACCATCCTTCACAGCCTTCAAAGCATCACTACAATCAGTGCCCCAATCAGTAATCTCTGTCCAAGCCATCTCTTGGGTGCGCTCTCTACCGGGCAAGTTGCAATCCAGCGGGTAGGGAGGTTGTTTATCCAGAATTCGCCTTCTCACCTCCAAGTAGATCCAAACAATTCTCCTAACTTCACAAAATACTACCGCAGATGCAAGGAATACTCTCTCAAAGTCCCTGCTTCTTTCCTCGGGGTATTTTCCAAAGCGCCGGAAAATGTTAACAAAAGTCTCCTGTCCTCCAATATCAGGCCTATTTGTAAGTAACAATGGTTAATCAAACATACTTCTTAAGACGCAAGAAAGATTAAGGATCAGATGTTAGGTACTAATTACTTACATGCTAGTGTAGTCACCTTCGAAAGGGAGCTTGATTGCATCTTTCCTAAGGAAGAATGGGAGAGGAAAATCATTACTGCAATAGTACCACACGCTCCACTCTCCATCGAGGTACCGGCTAAATCCAATTTGGTAGCCATTGTAGTCACAGAAGAGTATCCGCACTCTCATTCCATCTAAAAGTTTGATAAATTTTCCATTCTTCGTTTGGGTGCACCTCATCTCAATGATATAGTGGCTGTTCCCATCCCTAAAGTCCCAGTTCTTTGGATAGGGTTTGGGCCGGTTGCATGGATTGGCGATGGGTGTGATGGCACGGCCGAGTAAGGTAGCTGGTGCTATGGCTTCCGCCCTTGTAAGAGTGAGATCGATGACGCGGATGTACTCGGCAAGAAAATCAGACGCGGCCAGGTTGAAATGCAAAATAGGGACGTCCTATATAGATACAGAAAAGTAATTTCGATATCAATTTATGGAGTGTAAAAAGAAAAAAAGCAGAGGAAAAGTAGCTATGAACAAGGCAACGGAAACTTGCAAGATCTGAGCTTTTCTTGCACGAGACCGTGAAAAGAAACGCGTGGCAGGGAACCCGCCTCATGCATTCGGATTTGAGAAAGAACGTAGAGAGAAAGAAGAGCAGTCGCTAACCCCAATCTTCTGCTGCAGCGGCGCGCACAAGGGGCGCCTGCCGTTCCCGAGATCGAACTTCGCGGTCACCGGCTCCGGGGGCGGGGCCTTTGGAGCAGTCGCCGCCTCTTTTCCCTTCCGCTTCCGTTCGGACGACATTGCTCTTGCCGAAAGAGGCACCAGTGGCAAGAGCGATTCTTGGTGTGGATGGAGATGCGGAGGATGGAGGAGGAATGATGTGGTGGGGTGGAAGCAGAGAGGAAGGGGAAAATGCAGTGTAGTAGTGTGTGTGTGGGGAGGGGAATATGAGGGGGAGGGGAAAGCTGTACTGCTACTGCAAACTCCATTACTCCTCGGCAGCAAACCGCggggagagagaaagagaagcccAAGTGCCGAACGCAACGGGAAGAGAGAGGAGAGGGCAAAAGTCGTCGGTTTGTGTTTGTTTTGGACCGCtcgcgctctctctctctctatactTTCTGCTCCTTGTTGCATCAACGGAAACCGCCGGTCTTTAGGATGGAGAGAGGGGAGAGCTAGCTAGAGTCTATAGCTACTCTGCCACTGTTCTTATCTTGCTCCCTGCGAGATTCTCAAACAGTGTGGAGTTCTGTCACATGGCTTCGTGACGAACCCAGCCCGGCCAAAGAGTGAGTCAGACCAAGTGGCCGGTCGTATCTACGTGGCTGAATGGCACACCATCCGGTCCTATAAAAATTGTTTTAACTTTgttaaaatttgaatgtatccaaTTAAAACTATGTGGATAAATGGCAGCCAAATCAAGACAAGGTGTTTCTGCACCGGGTGCATATTTTAAACATATTTGAAAATTTCATAAAAGTATAAAAAAAATGTCAGTTGTATATCTTAACATGTCACatactcacaaagtcgtttcagcaAAACCCGAAATGTTTTGTGTCCCGTGTAAAAAAGATAGATTTCCGTGCTAAAATAGTCATTTCACAAGACTTTTTTTTACACATGGCACAAAAAATATCGGTTTTATGTGAAACTTTACTTGCACACACAAAACATGTTGCTCTACACATAAAATTTGTTTCCTAAATTCTTTTACTTTTTGAAATATGTTTTAATAGAATGCTCGCATAGAACATGCCGGGATCGGTGGCCAGCTTTTTTTGCCGAGGCCATGTTTTAATGGAATGCGTGTTCCATCTTAAACATAGATGTTACACTATCAATGTCCAAACAAAGGCTACATTTGAATTTTGGCACACATGGATAAGTCAAGAAAGATATCTGGCGAGGTGGGGACGTACTGTCCCTCCATGGATAACTTTTTTCTTTTGCCTCAATCAAACACACACGACCTCAATACTAGGTTTTGATCTATGACGGACTGGGATATACCCACTCCTAATCATCAGTTGCTCTCAATACTACAATGTTTCTAACTTGATTAAAAGACAAAACCAAGATACATATGCTTAAAAACTCAGTTTGCTATAAGGTTTTGGTAATTAGTCTAATAATATAAATAATGGTCAAAGTTGTTTCCCCTCCTCCCGCTACAGTAGAGGCAGGCTTTTTCTGAAGCCACCTCCTGCTCCCACCTCGCCGACGGTGA
Coding sequences within it:
- the LOC127340493 gene encoding uncharacterized protein, whose amino-acid sequence is MSSERKRKGKEAATAPKAPPPEPVTAKFDLGNGRRPLCAPLQQKIGDVPILHFNLAASDFLAEYIRVIDLTLTRAEAIAPATLLGRAITPIANPCNRPKPYPKNWDFRDGNSHYIIEMRCTQTKNGKFIKLLDGMRVRILFCDYNGYQIGFSRYLDGEWSVWYYCSNDFPLPFFLRKDAIKLPFEGDYTSMPDIGGQETFVNIFRRFGKYPEERSRDFERVFLASAVVFCEVRRIVWIYLEVRRRILDKQPPYPLDCNLPGRERTQEMAWTEITDWGTDCSDALKAVKDGEYIANTPENGYATKARPVIMSFGELISLDKESGHLGLLMRDDRILAPNGCPLLSKLEKKGLTLGPQVADPGFPDDPTPHEDREDGGSL